A region of Cataglyphis hispanica isolate Lineage 1 chromosome 6, ULB_Chis1_1.0, whole genome shotgun sequence DNA encodes the following proteins:
- the LOC126850468 gene encoding DALR anticodon-binding domain-containing protein 3 isoform X2, with protein MESWTEFCTKSVIDNIVFYLADDKHKNSSVIKINSENLSVNGELYFLCNFKAWKSISTCAKNCTSILQHFVHIHSTTKDNIDIDMTEEIFKQLILKSNSWPIRIQQCMLQRERVCLFFNREDIIANSIRMAVKHGVSFGRIKLIGKAFNLKYQPDTQSDLTSHRLRLIKNIATKALILHGYTLSTEENCAGKYMFTSKSEGLVDKGYEKYVCGVVKNYQTNSKEICLTLEQYIKCKIDQLAELSEHKLIENERNNTKKDLFLYNLANAIVTFELMAVKPSRSVVIGNNNLQDNRSITNNKGASFVLYNTARIATIIMKYNEKVSYGNYPSLPNIENVDFSQLHEEDEWELIYNFIFGYPQMINDCLKCETNFCIYPQVVCLFLSRLCQKFSIYYRRIRILTEGGEHLISKMFARLYMLYALQVVLENALDILGITPVSQM; from the exons ATGGAAAGCTGGACGGAATTTTGTACCAAATCTGTTATCGATAACATTGTCTTTTATTTGGCTGAtgacaaacataaaaattcttcagtaatcaaaataaatagcgAAAATTTATCCGTGAATGGAGagctatattttttgtgtaactTCAAAGCGTGGAAAAGTATCTCAACATGCGCCAAGAATTGCACAAGTATTTTGCAACACTTCGTACACATACACAGTACGacaaaagataatatagaCATAGATATGACTGAGgag ATCTTCAAACAGTTAATTCTAAAAAGTAACAGCTGGCCAATAAGAATACAACAATGCATGTTGCAAAGAGAAAGGGTTTGCTTGTTCTTTAATCGAGAAGATATCATTGCCAATAGTATAAGGATGGCTGTCAAACATGGGGTGTCGTTTGGAAGGATTAAATTGATTGGTaaagcatttaatttaaagtatcaGCCTGATACACAATCGGATCTCACTTCTCATAGACTgcgtctaataaaaaatattgctacaAAGGCATTAATTCTACATGGATACACATTATCCACTGAGGAAAATTGTGCTGGCAAATATATGTTTACCAGCAAATCAGAAGGATTGGTTGATAAGGGATATGAGAAATACGTCTGTGGTGTTGTAAAGAATTACCAGACAAATTCGAAAGAGATATGTCTTACATtggaacaatatataaaatgcaaaatagatCAATTGGCAGAATTGAGCGAACATAAGCTTATCGAGaacgaaagaaataatacaaagaaagatctatttttgtacaatttagcCAATGCCATTGTCACCTTTGAATTAATGGCTGTGAAACCTAGTCGATCAGTTgttattggaaataataatttgcaagaCAATAGAAGCATTACAAATAACAAAG GTGCCTCATTTGTATTGTACAACACTGCCAGAATAGCAACAATTATAATGAAGTACAATGAAAAAGTGTCATATGGAAATTATCCAAGTTTGCCAAATATCGAAAATGTAGATTTTTCACAATTACATGAAGAA GACGAATGGgagcttatatataattttatctttggaTATCcacaaatgataaatgattgtttaaaatgtgagacgaatttttgtatttatccaCAGGTAGTATGCCTATTTTTATCACGATTATGTCAAAAGTTTAGTATCTACTATAGAAGAATCAGAATTCTAACG gAAGGAGGTGAGCATTTGATTTCCAAGATGTTTGCAAGATTGTATATGTTGTATGCATTGCAAGTTGTGCTCGAGAATGCATTGGACATTTTGGGTATTACACCAGTGTCGCAAATGTGA
- the LOC126850468 gene encoding DALR anticodon-binding domain-containing protein 3 isoform X1: MESWTEFCTKSVIDNIVFYLADDKHKNSSVIKINSENLSVNGELYFLCNFKAWKSISTCAKNCTSILQHFVHIHSTTKDNIDIDMTEEQIFKQLILKSNSWPIRIQQCMLQRERVCLFFNREDIIANSIRMAVKHGVSFGRIKLIGKAFNLKYQPDTQSDLTSHRLRLIKNIATKALILHGYTLSTEENCAGKYMFTSKSEGLVDKGYEKYVCGVVKNYQTNSKEICLTLEQYIKCKIDQLAELSEHKLIENERNNTKKDLFLYNLANAIVTFELMAVKPSRSVVIGNNNLQDNRSITNNKGASFVLYNTARIATIIMKYNEKVSYGNYPSLPNIENVDFSQLHEEDEWELIYNFIFGYPQMINDCLKCETNFCIYPQVVCLFLSRLCQKFSIYYRRIRILTEGGEHLISKMFARLYMLYALQVVLENALDILGITPVSQM, encoded by the exons ATGGAAAGCTGGACGGAATTTTGTACCAAATCTGTTATCGATAACATTGTCTTTTATTTGGCTGAtgacaaacataaaaattcttcagtaatcaaaataaatagcgAAAATTTATCCGTGAATGGAGagctatattttttgtgtaactTCAAAGCGTGGAAAAGTATCTCAACATGCGCCAAGAATTGCACAAGTATTTTGCAACACTTCGTACACATACACAGTACGacaaaagataatatagaCATAGATATGACTGAGgag CAGATCTTCAAACAGTTAATTCTAAAAAGTAACAGCTGGCCAATAAGAATACAACAATGCATGTTGCAAAGAGAAAGGGTTTGCTTGTTCTTTAATCGAGAAGATATCATTGCCAATAGTATAAGGATGGCTGTCAAACATGGGGTGTCGTTTGGAAGGATTAAATTGATTGGTaaagcatttaatttaaagtatcaGCCTGATACACAATCGGATCTCACTTCTCATAGACTgcgtctaataaaaaatattgctacaAAGGCATTAATTCTACATGGATACACATTATCCACTGAGGAAAATTGTGCTGGCAAATATATGTTTACCAGCAAATCAGAAGGATTGGTTGATAAGGGATATGAGAAATACGTCTGTGGTGTTGTAAAGAATTACCAGACAAATTCGAAAGAGATATGTCTTACATtggaacaatatataaaatgcaaaatagatCAATTGGCAGAATTGAGCGAACATAAGCTTATCGAGaacgaaagaaataatacaaagaaagatctatttttgtacaatttagcCAATGCCATTGTCACCTTTGAATTAATGGCTGTGAAACCTAGTCGATCAGTTgttattggaaataataatttgcaagaCAATAGAAGCATTACAAATAACAAAG GTGCCTCATTTGTATTGTACAACACTGCCAGAATAGCAACAATTATAATGAAGTACAATGAAAAAGTGTCATATGGAAATTATCCAAGTTTGCCAAATATCGAAAATGTAGATTTTTCACAATTACATGAAGAA GACGAATGGgagcttatatataattttatctttggaTATCcacaaatgataaatgattgtttaaaatgtgagacgaatttttgtatttatccaCAGGTAGTATGCCTATTTTTATCACGATTATGTCAAAAGTTTAGTATCTACTATAGAAGAATCAGAATTCTAACG gAAGGAGGTGAGCATTTGATTTCCAAGATGTTTGCAAGATTGTATATGTTGTATGCATTGCAAGTTGTGCTCGAGAATGCATTGGACATTTTGGGTATTACACCAGTGTCGCAAATGTGA
- the LOC126850464 gene encoding FHF complex subunit HOOK interacting protein 2A-like isoform X2, producing the protein MLRRLQALKLIAPPATPLQDFTYHWKQLMNFYVSHLTDCKVPVQNTNIPRHLDVLLEILLQEEKQVDEPGPCLEYLLQHKLLDLLATLASAETPPGMRTVCLAFLRKLLGRSKYPLLHHTSIYTPIQRLVALCNGNPPSPIESEEVQFLLTICFLVCKYPHVTSIINDAPIVQTTSKPTKKDNEKTEIQKVTYVPTRKRNNSNPLFEPLDTQAVTLINPNLFDKEQRRLLRSNRSFKRTTSSQSSSRRSNESISSREESVSSSPLAQKSVCDSPSIDTKSNEQWKEKRQEDFSENKIDEHLQNLRDLRLNTDCNVYDDASYVAADNQSLKSPLNTPEKSKCLLLDALMSYLNSADNTVRIRACEGIMVLASLDDPSFAQTVARSELPSIVTVRLENLFNAIPAHVDHLDIYNVDVTWGLDSPLWTKEKKFPGCRQVAAFFMWFDYCDQLIREAQTEFAETLARTIRVMFLERIVTPALVDHHVVLITALVTKCLKEITSSILCTEVSYWLVGQDRDPEIPNVWTSPVLHRLIENCFTDSNDLTVETLKLFEEAIDKRNEHILHCLMLVYLSTRAYYDNTAADSAIASWSDEEDEREKEKKGFLDLSYEQNHSRTLAPSNIHRVINCFLSLMPRYLQTDPDVNNYEKYMPAWERQYTSVLSDCALMAWPLEAVMVDDSASSDSRPEADHCSGRFYMGPFLSMLFDKVSNMPKQTYEVNLEVTGLISRLALLPHPYLHEFLLNPLLPLIPGTKSLFLCLQKVVKQLVSEIPKTAESKTMLKETRLKLLSDCSQEEEKENILYESAIVTEEFCKDLAAIAYVKYHHSI; encoded by the exons ATGTTACGACGATTACAGGCACTCAAATTG ATAGCCCCACCGGCAACGCCATTGCAAGATTTTACTTATCACTGGAAGCaattgatgaatttttatgtCAGCCATTTGACCGATTGCAAGGTTCCAGTACAGAACACCAATATACCTCGACATTTGGATGTATTgctagaaattttattgcaagaaGAGAAACAAGTGGATGAACCGGGACCTTGCTTGGAATATCTTTTGCAGCACAAACTTTTGGACCTTTTAGCCACGTTGGCTAGCGCGGAAACGCCGCCTGGTATGCGAACAGTTTGTCTCGCCTTTCTGAGGAAACTATTGGGTAGATCAAAATATCCTCTCTTACATCATACATCTATCTACACGCCTATACAACGACTCGTGGCACTCTGCAATGGAAACCCACCATCGCCAATCGAGAGTGAAGAG GTGCAATTTCTGCTCACAATCTGCTTTCTGGTATGCAAATATCCTCATGTGACCAGCATCATCAATGATGCGCCGATTGTGCAGACAACCAGCAAACCCACCAAGAAAGATAATGAGAAGACAGAAATACAGAAGGTGACCTATGTCCcgacaagaaaaagaaataattctaatcCCTTGTTCGAACCATTGGATACCCAAGCAGTCACGTTGATCAATCCGAATCTCTTTGACAAGGAGCAGAGAAGGTTGCTGCGTTCAAATAGATCTTTCAAGAGAACCACGTCATCGCAGAGCTCATCCAGAAGATCGAACGAATCTATCTCCTCGAGGGAGGAGAGTGTGTCATCGAGTCCGTTGGCTCAAAAATCTGTTTGCGATTCGCCTTCAATAGATACGAAGAGCAATGAGCaatggaaagaaaagagacaaGAAGATTtttcggaaaataaaattgatgaacatttgcaaaatttgaggGACTTGCGATTAAACACCGATTGCAATGTTTATGACGACGCAAGTTACGTAGCGGCTGATAATCAAAGTTTGAAATCACCGTTGAATACACCAGAGAAGTCCAAGTGTCTTCTATTGGACGCTCTAATGAGCTACTTAAATAGCGCG GACAACACTGTGAGAATACGAGCATGCGAGGGAATAATGGTCTTGGCTTCCCTGGACGATCCTTCATTCGCGCAAACGGTGGCTAGGAGCGAGCTGCCGTCAATAGTGACAGTTCGTCTGGAAAACTTGTTTAATGCTATTCCGGCGCACGTAGATCACTTGGATATCTACAACGTGGATGTTACGTGGGGTCTGGATTCGCCATTGTGGaccaaagagaaaaaatttcccGGTTGTCGGCAAGTTGCAGCATTCTTCATGTGGTTCGATTACTGCGATCAGTTAATCAGGGAAGCCCAGACAGAATTCGCTGAAACGCTGGCGAGGACTATTAGAGTAATGTTTCTGGAGAGAATAGTAACGCCCGCTCTAGTCGATCATCACGTCGTACTTATCACAGCTCTAGTCACTAAATGTTTGAAAGAGATAACATCCTCTATATTGTGCACAG aGGTGAGTTATTGGTTGGTCGGGCAAGACAGAGATCCAGAAATACCAAATGTGTGGACGTCGCCAGTATTACACAGACTGATAGAGAACTGTTTCACAGACAGTAATGATTTAACAGTGGAAACATTGAAATTGTTTGAGGAGGCGATAGATAAGAGAAATGAGCACATACTGCATTGTCTTATGCTAGTTTATTTATCAACGCGAGCATATTATGATAACACCGCTGCGGATAGTGCTATCGCCTCATGGAGCGACGAGGAagacgaaagagagaaggaaaaaaagggaTTTTTAGATCTCTCCTATGAGCAAAATCACAGTCGTACCTTGGCACCGAGTAATATCCATCGAGTTATCAACTG tttcCTGTCATTGATGCCACGTTACTTGCAAACAGATCCCGATGTTAACAATTACGAAAAATACATGCCAGCTTGGGAACGGCAGTACACTTCAGTACTTTCCGATTGCGCTCTGATGGCATGGCCATTGGAGGCAGTAATGGTAGACGATTCCGCAAGTTCTGATTCGCGACCGGAAGCCGATCATTGCTCAGGTCGATTCTACATGGGACCATTCCTGAGCATGCTCTTTGATAAAGTCAGCAATATGCCAAAGCAAACATATGAAGTTAATCTAGAGGTTACAGGATTGATCTCTAGATTGGCGCTACTGCCGCATCCGTACCTGCACGAATTTTTGCTGAATCCACTACTACCTCTAATTCCTGGCACGAAAAGTCTGTTCTTGTGCTTACAAAAAGTCGTCAAGCAGCTTGTCAGCGAAATACCGAAAACAGCAGAGAGTAAGACAATGCTGAAGGAGACGAGGTTAAAATTGCTGAGTGATTGTTCTCAAGAAGA agagaaggaaaatattttatatgaaagcgCCATAGTAACAGAAGAATTTTGCAAAGATCTCGCAGCCATAGCATATGTTAAATATCATCATTCTATTTAG
- the LOC126850464 gene encoding FHF complex subunit HOOK interacting protein 2A-like isoform X1, translating to MISGIQNALKNAIDVIAPPATPLQDFTYHWKQLMNFYVSHLTDCKVPVQNTNIPRHLDVLLEILLQEEKQVDEPGPCLEYLLQHKLLDLLATLASAETPPGMRTVCLAFLRKLLGRSKYPLLHHTSIYTPIQRLVALCNGNPPSPIESEEVQFLLTICFLVCKYPHVTSIINDAPIVQTTSKPTKKDNEKTEIQKVTYVPTRKRNNSNPLFEPLDTQAVTLINPNLFDKEQRRLLRSNRSFKRTTSSQSSSRRSNESISSREESVSSSPLAQKSVCDSPSIDTKSNEQWKEKRQEDFSENKIDEHLQNLRDLRLNTDCNVYDDASYVAADNQSLKSPLNTPEKSKCLLLDALMSYLNSADNTVRIRACEGIMVLASLDDPSFAQTVARSELPSIVTVRLENLFNAIPAHVDHLDIYNVDVTWGLDSPLWTKEKKFPGCRQVAAFFMWFDYCDQLIREAQTEFAETLARTIRVMFLERIVTPALVDHHVVLITALVTKCLKEITSSILCTEVSYWLVGQDRDPEIPNVWTSPVLHRLIENCFTDSNDLTVETLKLFEEAIDKRNEHILHCLMLVYLSTRAYYDNTAADSAIASWSDEEDEREKEKKGFLDLSYEQNHSRTLAPSNIHRVINCFLSLMPRYLQTDPDVNNYEKYMPAWERQYTSVLSDCALMAWPLEAVMVDDSASSDSRPEADHCSGRFYMGPFLSMLFDKVSNMPKQTYEVNLEVTGLISRLALLPHPYLHEFLLNPLLPLIPGTKSLFLCLQKVVKQLVSEIPKTAESKTMLKETRLKLLSDCSQEEEKENILYESAIVTEEFCKDLAAIAYVKYHHSI from the exons ATGATCAGCGGCATTCAAAACGCCCTGAAAAATGCCATTGACGTG ATAGCCCCACCGGCAACGCCATTGCAAGATTTTACTTATCACTGGAAGCaattgatgaatttttatgtCAGCCATTTGACCGATTGCAAGGTTCCAGTACAGAACACCAATATACCTCGACATTTGGATGTATTgctagaaattttattgcaagaaGAGAAACAAGTGGATGAACCGGGACCTTGCTTGGAATATCTTTTGCAGCACAAACTTTTGGACCTTTTAGCCACGTTGGCTAGCGCGGAAACGCCGCCTGGTATGCGAACAGTTTGTCTCGCCTTTCTGAGGAAACTATTGGGTAGATCAAAATATCCTCTCTTACATCATACATCTATCTACACGCCTATACAACGACTCGTGGCACTCTGCAATGGAAACCCACCATCGCCAATCGAGAGTGAAGAG GTGCAATTTCTGCTCACAATCTGCTTTCTGGTATGCAAATATCCTCATGTGACCAGCATCATCAATGATGCGCCGATTGTGCAGACAACCAGCAAACCCACCAAGAAAGATAATGAGAAGACAGAAATACAGAAGGTGACCTATGTCCcgacaagaaaaagaaataattctaatcCCTTGTTCGAACCATTGGATACCCAAGCAGTCACGTTGATCAATCCGAATCTCTTTGACAAGGAGCAGAGAAGGTTGCTGCGTTCAAATAGATCTTTCAAGAGAACCACGTCATCGCAGAGCTCATCCAGAAGATCGAACGAATCTATCTCCTCGAGGGAGGAGAGTGTGTCATCGAGTCCGTTGGCTCAAAAATCTGTTTGCGATTCGCCTTCAATAGATACGAAGAGCAATGAGCaatggaaagaaaagagacaaGAAGATTtttcggaaaataaaattgatgaacatttgcaaaatttgaggGACTTGCGATTAAACACCGATTGCAATGTTTATGACGACGCAAGTTACGTAGCGGCTGATAATCAAAGTTTGAAATCACCGTTGAATACACCAGAGAAGTCCAAGTGTCTTCTATTGGACGCTCTAATGAGCTACTTAAATAGCGCG GACAACACTGTGAGAATACGAGCATGCGAGGGAATAATGGTCTTGGCTTCCCTGGACGATCCTTCATTCGCGCAAACGGTGGCTAGGAGCGAGCTGCCGTCAATAGTGACAGTTCGTCTGGAAAACTTGTTTAATGCTATTCCGGCGCACGTAGATCACTTGGATATCTACAACGTGGATGTTACGTGGGGTCTGGATTCGCCATTGTGGaccaaagagaaaaaatttcccGGTTGTCGGCAAGTTGCAGCATTCTTCATGTGGTTCGATTACTGCGATCAGTTAATCAGGGAAGCCCAGACAGAATTCGCTGAAACGCTGGCGAGGACTATTAGAGTAATGTTTCTGGAGAGAATAGTAACGCCCGCTCTAGTCGATCATCACGTCGTACTTATCACAGCTCTAGTCACTAAATGTTTGAAAGAGATAACATCCTCTATATTGTGCACAG aGGTGAGTTATTGGTTGGTCGGGCAAGACAGAGATCCAGAAATACCAAATGTGTGGACGTCGCCAGTATTACACAGACTGATAGAGAACTGTTTCACAGACAGTAATGATTTAACAGTGGAAACATTGAAATTGTTTGAGGAGGCGATAGATAAGAGAAATGAGCACATACTGCATTGTCTTATGCTAGTTTATTTATCAACGCGAGCATATTATGATAACACCGCTGCGGATAGTGCTATCGCCTCATGGAGCGACGAGGAagacgaaagagagaaggaaaaaaagggaTTTTTAGATCTCTCCTATGAGCAAAATCACAGTCGTACCTTGGCACCGAGTAATATCCATCGAGTTATCAACTG tttcCTGTCATTGATGCCACGTTACTTGCAAACAGATCCCGATGTTAACAATTACGAAAAATACATGCCAGCTTGGGAACGGCAGTACACTTCAGTACTTTCCGATTGCGCTCTGATGGCATGGCCATTGGAGGCAGTAATGGTAGACGATTCCGCAAGTTCTGATTCGCGACCGGAAGCCGATCATTGCTCAGGTCGATTCTACATGGGACCATTCCTGAGCATGCTCTTTGATAAAGTCAGCAATATGCCAAAGCAAACATATGAAGTTAATCTAGAGGTTACAGGATTGATCTCTAGATTGGCGCTACTGCCGCATCCGTACCTGCACGAATTTTTGCTGAATCCACTACTACCTCTAATTCCTGGCACGAAAAGTCTGTTCTTGTGCTTACAAAAAGTCGTCAAGCAGCTTGTCAGCGAAATACCGAAAACAGCAGAGAGTAAGACAATGCTGAAGGAGACGAGGTTAAAATTGCTGAGTGATTGTTCTCAAGAAGA agagaaggaaaatattttatatgaaagcgCCATAGTAACAGAAGAATTTTGCAAAGATCTCGCAGCCATAGCATATGTTAAATATCATCATTCTATTTAG
- the LOC126850464 gene encoding FHF complex subunit HOOK interacting protein 2A-like isoform X3 — protein MNFYVSHLTDCKVPVQNTNIPRHLDVLLEILLQEEKQVDEPGPCLEYLLQHKLLDLLATLASAETPPGMRTVCLAFLRKLLGRSKYPLLHHTSIYTPIQRLVALCNGNPPSPIESEEVQFLLTICFLVCKYPHVTSIINDAPIVQTTSKPTKKDNEKTEIQKVTYVPTRKRNNSNPLFEPLDTQAVTLINPNLFDKEQRRLLRSNRSFKRTTSSQSSSRRSNESISSREESVSSSPLAQKSVCDSPSIDTKSNEQWKEKRQEDFSENKIDEHLQNLRDLRLNTDCNVYDDASYVAADNQSLKSPLNTPEKSKCLLLDALMSYLNSADNTVRIRACEGIMVLASLDDPSFAQTVARSELPSIVTVRLENLFNAIPAHVDHLDIYNVDVTWGLDSPLWTKEKKFPGCRQVAAFFMWFDYCDQLIREAQTEFAETLARTIRVMFLERIVTPALVDHHVVLITALVTKCLKEITSSILCTEVSYWLVGQDRDPEIPNVWTSPVLHRLIENCFTDSNDLTVETLKLFEEAIDKRNEHILHCLMLVYLSTRAYYDNTAADSAIASWSDEEDEREKEKKGFLDLSYEQNHSRTLAPSNIHRVINCFLSLMPRYLQTDPDVNNYEKYMPAWERQYTSVLSDCALMAWPLEAVMVDDSASSDSRPEADHCSGRFYMGPFLSMLFDKVSNMPKQTYEVNLEVTGLISRLALLPHPYLHEFLLNPLLPLIPGTKSLFLCLQKVVKQLVSEIPKTAESKTMLKETRLKLLSDCSQEEEKENILYESAIVTEEFCKDLAAIAYVKYHHSI, from the exons atgaatttttatgtCAGCCATTTGACCGATTGCAAGGTTCCAGTACAGAACACCAATATACCTCGACATTTGGATGTATTgctagaaattttattgcaagaaGAGAAACAAGTGGATGAACCGGGACCTTGCTTGGAATATCTTTTGCAGCACAAACTTTTGGACCTTTTAGCCACGTTGGCTAGCGCGGAAACGCCGCCTGGTATGCGAACAGTTTGTCTCGCCTTTCTGAGGAAACTATTGGGTAGATCAAAATATCCTCTCTTACATCATACATCTATCTACACGCCTATACAACGACTCGTGGCACTCTGCAATGGAAACCCACCATCGCCAATCGAGAGTGAAGAG GTGCAATTTCTGCTCACAATCTGCTTTCTGGTATGCAAATATCCTCATGTGACCAGCATCATCAATGATGCGCCGATTGTGCAGACAACCAGCAAACCCACCAAGAAAGATAATGAGAAGACAGAAATACAGAAGGTGACCTATGTCCcgacaagaaaaagaaataattctaatcCCTTGTTCGAACCATTGGATACCCAAGCAGTCACGTTGATCAATCCGAATCTCTTTGACAAGGAGCAGAGAAGGTTGCTGCGTTCAAATAGATCTTTCAAGAGAACCACGTCATCGCAGAGCTCATCCAGAAGATCGAACGAATCTATCTCCTCGAGGGAGGAGAGTGTGTCATCGAGTCCGTTGGCTCAAAAATCTGTTTGCGATTCGCCTTCAATAGATACGAAGAGCAATGAGCaatggaaagaaaagagacaaGAAGATTtttcggaaaataaaattgatgaacatttgcaaaatttgaggGACTTGCGATTAAACACCGATTGCAATGTTTATGACGACGCAAGTTACGTAGCGGCTGATAATCAAAGTTTGAAATCACCGTTGAATACACCAGAGAAGTCCAAGTGTCTTCTATTGGACGCTCTAATGAGCTACTTAAATAGCGCG GACAACACTGTGAGAATACGAGCATGCGAGGGAATAATGGTCTTGGCTTCCCTGGACGATCCTTCATTCGCGCAAACGGTGGCTAGGAGCGAGCTGCCGTCAATAGTGACAGTTCGTCTGGAAAACTTGTTTAATGCTATTCCGGCGCACGTAGATCACTTGGATATCTACAACGTGGATGTTACGTGGGGTCTGGATTCGCCATTGTGGaccaaagagaaaaaatttcccGGTTGTCGGCAAGTTGCAGCATTCTTCATGTGGTTCGATTACTGCGATCAGTTAATCAGGGAAGCCCAGACAGAATTCGCTGAAACGCTGGCGAGGACTATTAGAGTAATGTTTCTGGAGAGAATAGTAACGCCCGCTCTAGTCGATCATCACGTCGTACTTATCACAGCTCTAGTCACTAAATGTTTGAAAGAGATAACATCCTCTATATTGTGCACAG aGGTGAGTTATTGGTTGGTCGGGCAAGACAGAGATCCAGAAATACCAAATGTGTGGACGTCGCCAGTATTACACAGACTGATAGAGAACTGTTTCACAGACAGTAATGATTTAACAGTGGAAACATTGAAATTGTTTGAGGAGGCGATAGATAAGAGAAATGAGCACATACTGCATTGTCTTATGCTAGTTTATTTATCAACGCGAGCATATTATGATAACACCGCTGCGGATAGTGCTATCGCCTCATGGAGCGACGAGGAagacgaaagagagaaggaaaaaaagggaTTTTTAGATCTCTCCTATGAGCAAAATCACAGTCGTACCTTGGCACCGAGTAATATCCATCGAGTTATCAACTG tttcCTGTCATTGATGCCACGTTACTTGCAAACAGATCCCGATGTTAACAATTACGAAAAATACATGCCAGCTTGGGAACGGCAGTACACTTCAGTACTTTCCGATTGCGCTCTGATGGCATGGCCATTGGAGGCAGTAATGGTAGACGATTCCGCAAGTTCTGATTCGCGACCGGAAGCCGATCATTGCTCAGGTCGATTCTACATGGGACCATTCCTGAGCATGCTCTTTGATAAAGTCAGCAATATGCCAAAGCAAACATATGAAGTTAATCTAGAGGTTACAGGATTGATCTCTAGATTGGCGCTACTGCCGCATCCGTACCTGCACGAATTTTTGCTGAATCCACTACTACCTCTAATTCCTGGCACGAAAAGTCTGTTCTTGTGCTTACAAAAAGTCGTCAAGCAGCTTGTCAGCGAAATACCGAAAACAGCAGAGAGTAAGACAATGCTGAAGGAGACGAGGTTAAAATTGCTGAGTGATTGTTCTCAAGAAGA agagaaggaaaatattttatatgaaagcgCCATAGTAACAGAAGAATTTTGCAAAGATCTCGCAGCCATAGCATATGTTAAATATCATCATTCTATTTAG